One Lachnospiraceae bacterium C1.1 genomic region harbors:
- a CDS encoding fructose-1,6-bisphosphatase, producing the protein MEFSNYNSKGQGNDEARLNYLSLLAYRYPNRRSVVTEIINLQAILNLPKGTEHFMSDPHGEYDAFRHIINNCSGVIKEKVDQVLGESLTSAEQAQFCTLIYYPKEKLSQLKAEGGVSELWYKNTLEKLIALAQFLTSKYTRSKVRKAMPKEYAYILDELLHAQQDEDNNRQRYHKRIIDSIIDTGSCDDFIYSLCALIKRLAVDRIHIIGDFFDRGSHADRILDLLSDYHSIDIQWGNHDILWMGAGCGSLICIAGVIRSSIRYKTLEILESGYGISLRALAMFAEKTYKKDDGVEPLMKAANVLLFKLEGQLIARHPEFDMRGRLLLDKVDIKNKTVEIDGKNYEMNTVDFPTVDPKDPYKLTDEENQIMQGLYNAFVNSERLRRHIDFLYSKGSMYKCCNGNLLFHGCIPLDKNGNMDPMNCDGKLLQGKPYIEFCDMKARDAWNEGDENSLDWMWYLWCGLKSPLSGRVVKTFERSYLTDKTTWKEPRNPYFTYYGDERYALMILHEFGLYSDRSHIINGHTPVHVSNGESPIRANGRVLVIDGGFCKAYQKTTGIAGYTLIFNSHGMRIKAHQPFVSLETALNENADMDSDTNVVETESKRVMVADIDDGDSIRRMIADLMELLDAYREGRIQESK; encoded by the coding sequence ATGGAGTTCTCAAATTATAACTCAAAGGGGCAGGGAAATGATGAGGCAAGACTGAATTATCTTTCACTTCTTGCATACAGATATCCGAACCGCCGCTCGGTCGTTACCGAGATAATAAATCTTCAGGCAATTCTTAATCTGCCAAAGGGGACAGAGCATTTCATGAGCGATCCCCATGGCGAGTATGACGCATTCAGGCATATTATAAATAACTGTTCCGGAGTAATTAAGGAAAAAGTAGATCAGGTTCTTGGAGAAAGTCTTACGTCTGCCGAGCAGGCACAGTTCTGTACGCTTATATATTATCCTAAGGAGAAACTTTCACAGCTTAAGGCAGAGGGTGGAGTTTCTGAGCTATGGTATAAAAATACTCTGGAAAAACTGATAGCACTTGCACAGTTTCTTACTTCGAAATATACACGTTCAAAGGTAAGAAAAGCTATGCCGAAAGAGTATGCATATATACTCGATGAGCTTCTTCATGCGCAGCAGGATGAGGACAATAACCGTCAGCGTTACCATAAAAGGATCATAGATTCCATAATAGATACCGGAAGCTGCGACGATTTTATATATTCACTCTGCGCGTTAATAAAAAGGCTTGCAGTCGACAGGATACATATAATAGGTGATTTCTTTGACAGGGGTTCCCATGCCGACAGGATCCTGGATCTTTTAAGCGATTATCATTCTATAGATATTCAGTGGGGAAATCATGATATTCTCTGGATGGGAGCAGGCTGCGGCTCTTTGATCTGCATAGCGGGTGTCATAAGGAGCAGTATCAGATATAAGACCCTCGAGATACTCGAAAGCGGATATGGAATTTCACTTAGGGCGCTTGCCATGTTTGCGGAGAAGACCTATAAAAAAGATGACGGTGTTGAACCGCTCATGAAGGCTGCAAACGTATTGCTTTTTAAGCTTGAGGGACAGTTAATAGCGCGTCATCCGGAATTTGACATGCGTGGTAGATTACTTCTTGATAAGGTTGACATAAAAAATAAAACTGTGGAGATCGACGGTAAAAATTATGAGATGAATACGGTTGATTTCCCAACGGTTGATCCTAAAGATCCGTATAAACTTACGGACGAAGAAAACCAGATAATGCAGGGGCTCTATAATGCTTTTGTTAACAGCGAAAGACTCAGGCGTCATATAGACTTTCTTTATTCAAAGGGTTCCATGTATAAATGCTGTAATGGAAATCTCCTTTTCCACGGATGCATACCGCTTGATAAAAATGGAAATATGGATCCGATGAACTGTGACGGAAAGCTGCTTCAGGGAAAACCCTATATAGAATTCTGTGATATGAAAGCCCGTGACGCCTGGAACGAGGGTGATGAGAACAGTCTTGACTGGATGTGGTACCTCTGGTGCGGCTTAAAATCTCCGCTTTCCGGACGTGTGGTAAAGACCTTTGAACGTTCTTATCTCACAGATAAAACAACCTGGAAAGAACCTAGAAATCCATATTTTACTTATTATGGAGATGAGCGTTATGCATTGATGATCTTGCATGAATTCGGACTTTATTCAGACAGAAGTCATATCATCAACGGTCACACGCCTGTACATGTGAGCAATGGTGAATCTCCGATAAGAGCCAACGGACGTGTACTGGTCATAGACGGAGGCTTCTGCAAGGCATATCAGAAAACCACCGGAATTGCAGGTTATACACTTATATTTAATTCTCACGGAATGAGGATCAAGGCGCATCAGCCTTTTGTGAGCCTTGAAACAGCACTTAATGAAAATGCTGACATGGACTCGGATACAAACGTTGTCGAAACAGAATCTAAAAGAGTAATGGTTGCAGACATTGATGACGGCGACTCCATAAGGCGCATGATAGCTGATCTGATGGAACTTCTGGACGCATACAGAGAGGGAAGGATTCAGGAATCTAAATAA
- a CDS encoding L-fucose/L-arabinose isomerase family protein, with translation MNNMPEMKIGIVAVSRDCFPAELSKTRREALVKAYGEKYNKNDIYECPITIIESETDMVAALEDVKKNECNALCIYLGNFGPEISETLLAKHFDGPKMFCAAAEEKQAGLLDSRGDAYCGMLNASYNLALRNVRAYIPEYPVGDAEDCADMIHEFLPVARAVYALQNLKIISFGPRPMNFLACNAPIKQLYNLGIEIEENSELDLFESFKNHEGDERIPEVVEDMKRDLGSGNKIPEVLPKLAQYELTLKDWIEKHKGYRKFVTLTTKCWPAFQTQFGFVPCYVNSRLAAQGIPVSCEVDIYGTLSEYIGELVSDDAVTLLDINNSVPKDMYAESIKDKFDYKHTDTFMGFHCGNTCSSKLAFHEMKYQKIMASTLPREVTNGTIEGDIIPGDITFYRLQGTAEGGLRAYIAEGEVLPVATKSFGSIGVFAIKEMGRFYRHVLIEKNFPHHGAVAFGKQGKLLFEVFKYIGVEQSEIGYNQPAGVRYPSENPWA, from the coding sequence ATGAACAATATGCCGGAAATGAAGATCGGTATCGTGGCAGTAAGCCGTGACTGCTTCCCGGCAGAACTTTCAAAAACACGTCGTGAAGCTTTGGTAAAAGCTTATGGGGAAAAATATAATAAAAATGATATTTATGAATGCCCGATAACTATCATCGAGAGCGAGACTGATATGGTCGCAGCGCTGGAAGATGTAAAGAAAAATGAATGTAATGCCCTTTGCATATATCTTGGCAATTTCGGACCTGAAATTTCAGAAACTCTTCTTGCAAAGCACTTTGACGGACCTAAGATGTTCTGTGCGGCAGCTGAGGAAAAACAGGCCGGTCTTCTTGACAGCCGTGGCGATGCATATTGTGGAATGCTCAATGCAAGCTATAATCTTGCACTTAGAAATGTCAGGGCTTATATCCCGGAGTATCCGGTAGGCGATGCTGAAGATTGCGCAGACATGATACATGAATTCCTGCCTGTGGCAAGAGCTGTTTATGCACTTCAGAATCTTAAGATAATTTCTTTCGGACCACGTCCGATGAACTTCCTTGCCTGCAATGCACCGATAAAGCAGCTTTATAACCTTGGAATTGAAATAGAGGAAAATTCTGAGCTGGATCTTTTTGAATCTTTTAAGAACCACGAAGGCGATGAGCGTATCCCGGAAGTTGTAGAGGATATGAAGAGAGACCTTGGCAGCGGAAATAAGATTCCGGAGGTTCTGCCAAAGCTTGCACAGTATGAGCTTACACTTAAAGACTGGATCGAGAAGCATAAAGGCTACAGAAAATTTGTTACCCTTACAACAAAATGCTGGCCGGCATTCCAGACACAGTTCGGTTTTGTACCCTGCTATGTAAATAGCCGTCTTGCAGCTCAGGGAATCCCTGTATCCTGTGAGGTAGATATTTACGGAACACTTTCCGAGTATATCGGCGAACTTGTATCAGATGATGCTGTAACACTTCTTGATATAAATAATTCTGTACCGAAGGATATGTATGCTGAAAGCATTAAGGATAAATTTGACTATAAGCATACAGATACCTTCATGGGCTTCCATTGCGGAAATACCTGCAGCTCAAAGCTTGCATTCCATGAGATGAAATATCAGAAGATCATGGCTTCAACACTTCCGAGAGAAGTTACCAACGGAACTATCGAGGGAGATATCATTCCCGGAGATATCACATTCTACAGACTCCAGGGTACTGCAGAGGGCGGCTTAAGAGCCTACATCGCAGAGGGAGAAGTTCTTCCGGTTGCTACTAAATCCTTTGGTTCGATAGGTGTATTTGCAATAAAAGAAATGGGCAGATTCTACAGACACGTTCTTATAGAGAAAAACTTCCCTCATCACGGAGCTGTTGCATTCGGTAAACAGGGTAAGCTTTTATTCGAAGTGTTTAAATATATAGGCGTAGAGCAGAGCGAGATCGGTTATAACCAGCCTGCCGGCGTGAGATATCCGAGCGAGAATCCCTGGGCATAA
- a CDS encoding substrate-binding domain-containing protein produces the protein MKGLFRKLVAVTTCAVMTVSLAACGSSGGGAASEAAPAASEGAAATENADSAAADTAAIDNADIKIGVSIWSSTDVLGSQCKLILDEAAKALGVQVQYVDQGHVSEKVTASVEQLAAAGCQGIVICNSSDTEMTSAIKTCNDNKVYLAQFFRIISQENNPDIYQAAVDSPYFIGAVHENEPENGEKLVNILLEKGDRNIGLIGWEQGDATWLGRLEGYTAGVDKWNEAHPDDPAKLSEPQYAGTSSEGGSKAAEALMSADPDLDALIPAGGGGDPLQGAIAAVERAGKTDSIDIVSTDFLPDLGERLANGSMAGESGGHYCDPLFAFMMVYNAIKGNYTGFEGNFNDVPFPYLYVSSADDYANYEKYFVNQLPYTDDELVEMSNQSLDDLKATAAKLSIEDAAARAGE, from the coding sequence ATGAAAGGATTATTCAGAAAACTTGTCGCAGTAACAACCTGTGCTGTAATGACTGTAAGTCTTGCTGCATGCGGAAGCTCAGGCGGTGGTGCCGCTTCAGAGGCAGCTCCTGCAGCATCAGAGGGCGCAGCAGCTACAGAGAATGCAGACAGTGCAGCAGCTGATACGGCTGCAATTGATAACGCTGATATAAAGATCGGTGTTTCAATCTGGTCATCAACTGATGTCCTCGGTTCACAGTGCAAACTCATCCTTGATGAAGCTGCAAAGGCTCTTGGTGTGCAGGTACAGTACGTTGATCAGGGACATGTTTCCGAAAAGGTTACAGCTTCTGTTGAGCAGCTCGCAGCTGCAGGATGCCAGGGAATCGTTATCTGTAACTCATCTGATACAGAAATGACCTCAGCTATCAAGACCTGTAACGACAACAAGGTTTACCTTGCACAGTTCTTCAGAATCATTTCACAGGAAAACAACCCTGATATCTATCAGGCAGCAGTTGATTCACCTTATTTCATCGGTGCTGTTCACGAGAACGAGCCTGAAAACGGTGAGAAACTTGTAAACATCCTCCTCGAGAAGGGTGATCGTAACATAGGTCTTATAGGCTGGGAGCAGGGCGATGCTACATGGCTCGGAAGACTTGAAGGCTACACAGCAGGTGTAGACAAGTGGAACGAAGCACATCCCGATGATCCCGCAAAGCTTTCAGAGCCTCAGTATGCAGGTACTTCTTCAGAAGGCGGATCAAAGGCTGCAGAAGCTCTTATGTCAGCAGATCCTGATCTTGATGCACTTATCCCTGCAGGCGGCGGCGGAGATCCTCTTCAGGGCGCTATCGCAGCAGTTGAAAGAGCAGGCAAGACTGATTCCATCGATATCGTTTCAACAGACTTCCTTCCCGACCTCGGCGAAAGACTGGCAAACGGTTCAATGGCAGGCGAGTCAGGTGGACACTACTGTGATCCTCTCTTTGCCTTCATGATGGTTTACAACGCAATAAAGGGCAACTACACAGGATTTGAAGGAAACTTCAACGATGTTCCTTTCCCTTATCTCTATGTTTCTTCTGCTGATGATTATGCAAATTATGAAAAGTATTTCGTAAATCAGCTTCCTTATACTGATGATGAACTCGTAGAGATGTCCAACCAGAGTCTGGATGACCTCAAGGCTACAGCAGCTAAGCTTTCAATTGAGGATGCCGCAGCCAGGGCCGGTGAATAA
- a CDS encoding ABC transporter permease, with the protein MASTNASKSRQLSGSLKGYLILAGLVIASWLIFKILTPNNFGSFNNILSYFQASLIATVGACGFYFVMVTGMFDFSIGANIMLSAIVGCVLANKFNLGYFGLIIGCIITGTIVGTLNGFFYVKLRIPSMIVTTGLALIYESVANYMAGGIEQTLPANLRMFGAMPGDIILALISCAIAYILLNYTKLGTYTYAIGSNEFVAKNMGIDVNKYKRLAFITSGAFFGIMAILTISYGSSMVAVTGMASMSRNFVPTMGCFFGMAFRKYGIPLQAIIIGEFVINIIFFGFIALGAPTAIQDVITGFALLIIITLTTKVRKGDIVK; encoded by the coding sequence ATGGCTTCTACAAATGCTTCCAAGAGCCGACAGTTATCCGGCAGCTTAAAAGGCTACCTTATCCTTGCAGGTCTGGTAATTGCATCATGGCTCATATTCAAGATTCTTACACCTAATAATTTCGGTTCATTCAATAACATCTTAAGTTATTTCCAGGCCAGTCTTATCGCAACGGTCGGCGCATGCGGTTTCTATTTTGTTATGGTTACCGGAATGTTTGATTTCTCCATCGGAGCAAACATCATGCTTTCCGCTATAGTTGGCTGCGTTCTCGCCAACAAGTTCAATTTAGGTTATTTCGGCCTGATCATAGGCTGTATCATAACCGGAACGATCGTCGGAACTCTGAACGGTTTCTTCTATGTAAAATTAAGGATCCCGTCCATGATCGTTACCACAGGTCTTGCCCTTATTTATGAATCCGTTGCCAACTATATGGCAGGAGGAATCGAGCAGACCCTTCCAGCAAATTTAAGAATGTTCGGTGCAATGCCCGGCGATATCATACTTGCGCTTATATCATGTGCCATCGCTTACATACTCTTAAATTACACAAAACTCGGAACTTATACCTACGCTATCGGTTCTAACGAATTCGTAGCTAAAAACATGGGTATTGATGTAAATAAGTATAAAAGGCTCGCTTTCATAACAAGCGGCGCTTTCTTCGGGATCATGGCTATCCTCACCATAAGCTACGGTTCTTCAATGGTCGCAGTTACAGGTATGGCATCCATGAGCCGTAACTTCGTCCCGACCATGGGATGTTTCTTTGGTATGGCTTTCAGAAAATACGGTATCCCTCTGCAGGCAATAATCATCGGAGAATTTGTCATCAACATCATCTTCTTTGGTTTTATCGCACTCGGAGCACCTACAGCCATCCAGGACGTTATCACAGGTTTTGCGCTCCTTATCATCATCACTCTTACAACTAAGGTACGCAAAGGCGATATAGTTAAATAA
- a CDS encoding sugar ABC transporter ATP-binding protein, producing the protein MSEIRLEIKNVSKSFGITKALQNVSFNVNKGEVHALIGENGSGKSTLTNMLTGIYQLGSGTFVLDGKEIHPKNQVEANNEGVSIIVQELGTLSGLTVAENIFLGHENRFVKLGIKNTQAMNREANALLKKYGFDRIKASDMIDNYNFEDRKLVEIVKATYFNPKIVVIDETTTALSQEGREELYKHMERIRKEGNSVIFISHDLPEVLDKSDTITILRDGIYIDTVKSADVTEDDLKKLMVGREVTGDYYRADYGEKVSDEVVLSVKNVTVPGLIEDVSFDLHKGEILGFGGLSESGMHEIGKAIFGASYDRSGSVTLADGTEINSIPQAIKHSIAYTSKDRDNESVVMNQSIGDNICLPSLDNLCAFGRILSGRKMKDFSNKFSKEMTVKMVNTNQFVSELSGGNKQKVVLARWIGKDSDIVVLDSPTRGIDIKVKQDIYQLMDRMRKSGKSIIMISEELMELIGMCDRIIIMKDGKTSGSLDRNKDLDENNLIGMMV; encoded by the coding sequence ATGAGCGAAATAAGACTTGAGATCAAAAACGTCAGCAAATCCTTCGGTATCACGAAGGCTCTGCAGAATGTTTCATTTAATGTAAATAAAGGAGAAGTTCACGCCCTTATAGGTGAGAACGGTTCCGGCAAATCAACCCTTACAAATATGCTTACAGGCATCTATCAGCTTGGTTCCGGAACTTTCGTACTTGACGGAAAAGAAATACATCCGAAAAACCAGGTAGAAGCCAATAACGAGGGCGTATCGATCATAGTTCAGGAGCTTGGAACACTTTCCGGACTTACCGTTGCCGAGAACATATTCTTAGGACACGAAAACAGATTTGTAAAATTAGGTATCAAAAATACCCAGGCAATGAACCGCGAGGCAAATGCACTTTTGAAAAAATACGGTTTTGACCGTATAAAAGCCTCAGACATGATCGACAATTATAATTTCGAGGACAGAAAACTTGTAGAGATCGTCAAGGCAACATATTTCAATCCTAAGATCGTTGTAATAGACGAAACGACAACCGCTCTTTCCCAGGAAGGACGTGAGGAACTTTACAAACATATGGAAAGGATCAGAAAAGAGGGAAATTCCGTAATATTCATCTCCCACGACCTTCCGGAAGTCCTTGATAAGTCAGATACCATTACGATCCTGCGCGATGGAATCTACATCGACACAGTTAAGAGCGCCGACGTGACAGAGGATGACCTCAAAAAACTAATGGTAGGACGTGAGGTAACAGGTGATTATTACAGAGCTGATTACGGCGAAAAGGTTTCAGATGAAGTAGTTCTTTCTGTAAAAAATGTGACTGTCCCGGGGCTTATAGAAGACGTAAGCTTCGATCTTCACAAAGGTGAGATCTTAGGCTTCGGAGGACTTTCGGAATCCGGAATGCATGAGATCGGCAAGGCTATTTTCGGCGCTTCCTATGACAGAAGCGGTTCCGTAACCTTAGCTGACGGTACAGAGATCAATAGCATACCGCAGGCGATCAAACACAGCATCGCCTATACTTCAAAAGACAGAGATAACGAATCCGTTGTTATGAACCAGAGCATCGGTGACAATATATGTCTCCCCTCTCTCGATAATCTCTGTGCTTTCGGTCGAATCTTAAGCGGCAGGAAAATGAAGGATTTTTCAAATAAGTTTTCCAAAGAAATGACCGTCAAAATGGTAAACACAAATCAGTTCGTATCTGAGCTTTCAGGCGGTAACAAGCAGAAGGTCGTGCTTGCACGCTGGATCGGCAAGGATTCTGACATTGTTGTTCTCGACAGCCCTACAAGAGGTATCGATATCAAGGTAAAACAGGATATATACCAGCTCATGGACCGAATGAGAAAAAGCGGAAAATCCATCATCATGATCTCAGAGGAGCTGATGGAGCTTATCGGAATGTGCGACCGCATAATCATAATGAAAGACGGCAAGACAAGCGGAAGCCTCGACCGAAATAAGGATCTTGACGAAAATAACCTCATCGGAATGATGGTTTAA
- a CDS encoding ABC transporter permease, which yields MAENNKTNTASKDAELAKLSKMNLIRALLPVVGLILIFLLFNILTKWRMIGNLSLVLSQVYVTMIAATGVFFIMTMGGLDFSQGSILGIASIVVCYLSKISIPLAIVGGIAAGAAIGAINGFFYVKRKIASFIVTICTMFLFRGFIKFLTTNAPVAGSAKLINFDSTGLKLGCTLLVLVIGFIIFNFTKFGIYLKSIGAGEKAAMFAGIRTDKMKFLIYVLAGAITGFAAFINVIKVGSVTSSGGNQLETQILIALVLGGMPISGGSKVRFLNIIVGSLLYIVLNSGLTMMGFTTQMMQLIQGIVFLVFVAVFADRQSIQVIK from the coding sequence ATGGCAGAAAATAATAAAACTAATACAGCATCTAAGGATGCAGAGCTCGCTAAGCTCTCAAAAATGAATCTTATCCGTGCTCTTCTCCCTGTAGTCGGACTGATACTTATCTTTTTACTTTTTAACATCCTGACTAAATGGAGAATGATCGGAAATCTCTCCCTGGTACTTTCCCAGGTATATGTAACTATGATCGCAGCAACAGGCGTATTTTTCATAATGACCATGGGCGGTCTTGATTTCTCGCAAGGGTCGATCTTAGGAATTGCTTCCATCGTCGTATGCTATTTATCAAAGATCAGCATACCGCTGGCAATTGTCGGAGGAATCGCTGCAGGTGCAGCAATAGGCGCGATCAACGGATTCTTTTACGTAAAAAGGAAAATCGCATCGTTTATTGTTACAATCTGTACAATGTTCCTTTTCAGAGGATTTATCAAATTCCTTACAACTAACGCTCCTGTAGCCGGTTCTGCAAAGCTTATAAATTTCGACAGCACCGGTCTCAAGCTTGGATGTACGCTGCTGGTACTTGTGATCGGCTTTATCATCTTTAACTTTACAAAATTCGGAATTTACTTAAAATCCATCGGTGCAGGTGAAAAAGCCGCAATGTTTGCAGGTATCAGAACAGACAAAATGAAATTTTTGATCTATGTTCTTGCCGGTGCCATCACAGGCTTTGCAGCATTTATCAATGTTATAAAGGTCGGCTCGGTTACATCTTCCGGCGGAAACCAGTTGGAAACACAGATCCTCATAGCCCTTGTTTTAGGCGGAATGCCTATCTCCGGCGGTTCAAAGGTCCGTTTCTTAAATATCATAGTAGGTTCACTCCTTTATATAGTTCTTAACAGCGGACTTACAATGATGGGATTTACAACACAGATGATGCAGCTTATCCAAGGTATCGTATTCCTCGTATTCGTTGCAGTTTTCGCTGACAGACAGTCAATACAGGTAATAAAATAA
- a CDS encoding HDOD domain-containing protein produces the protein MVATLIPLFEADMTVGSYSVLARKENHLLDGSFAGYGRYDGAGNVSELDVVNSMGVEALAGEGTVFVPINNISIFSDISSVCKVPLEKIILLMDNTIPPTEQYVNRIKELKEEGFSFGIRKLQMGDFLAYQEILKMTSYLFLNRENPDLEKSRQLLRVKYRNLKLCAVNVNTYDEKEELDKRGKFDLYEGKFFRIPIVDSDHEVNPLKVNYVRLFNTVNAPDFNLEDAADVIGEDTALVISLLEMVNKMTVNSGIKSVRHATAMLGQKELRRWIDTALAKELCADKPSEITRMSMIRARFAENLAPEFELANLSQELFLMGMFSLIDVMLNKPMEEAIKILNVSSHISDALINNSGLFYPVYALASAYEQADWDEVSRIIVLKNLNSENIYNAYLGALSWYRDLVRETAETEKIKEDIKAEAEASN, from the coding sequence ATGGTCGCAACTTTAATACCATTGTTTGAAGCGGATATGACCGTTGGTTCCTACTCCGTGCTCGCAAGAAAAGAAAATCATCTTCTTGATGGATCTTTCGCAGGATATGGCAGATATGACGGAGCAGGAAATGTCTCCGAACTCGATGTTGTTAATTCCATGGGTGTTGAAGCTCTCGCCGGAGAAGGCACCGTATTTGTTCCGATAAACAATATCTCTATATTCTCAGATATAAGTTCAGTCTGTAAGGTCCCTTTAGAAAAAATAATTCTTTTAATGGACAATACTATTCCGCCTACAGAGCAGTATGTTAATCGGATAAAGGAGCTTAAAGAAGAAGGATTTTCTTTTGGTATAAGAAAGCTTCAGATGGGAGATTTCCTTGCATATCAGGAAATTCTTAAAATGACGAGTTATCTATTTCTAAATCGTGAAAATCCCGATCTTGAAAAGAGCAGGCAGCTTCTTCGTGTTAAGTACAGAAATCTTAAATTATGTGCAGTAAATGTCAATACTTATGACGAAAAAGAAGAATTAGACAAACGCGGCAAGTTTGATCTTTATGAGGGTAAATTCTTCCGTATCCCGATCGTAGACAGCGATCACGAAGTCAATCCTCTTAAAGTAAACTATGTAAGGCTTTTCAATACAGTCAATGCTCCGGATTTCAACTTGGAAGATGCAGCTGACGTAATCGGAGAAGATACAGCCCTTGTCATTTCCCTTTTGGAAATGGTAAACAAGATGACTGTAAACTCCGGAATAAAATCCGTACGTCACGCAACTGCAATGCTGGGACAGAAAGAACTCCGCCGCTGGATCGATACAGCTCTTGCAAAAGAGCTCTGTGCCGATAAGCCCAGCGAGATCACAAGAATGTCCATGATTAGGGCAAGATTTGCAGAAAATCTCGCTCCGGAATTTGAGCTTGCCAATCTGAGCCAGGAACTTTTCCTTATGGGAATGTTCTCGCTCATTGATGTAATGCTCAATAAACCGATGGAAGAGGCAATAAAGATCCTCAATGTCTCATCCCATATAAGCGATGCTCTCATCAATAATAGCGGACTCTTTTATCCTGTATATGCACTTGCTTCTGCATATGAGCAGGCTGACTGGGATGAAGTTTCCCGTATCATAGTTCTTAAAAACCTAAACTCAGAAAACATCTATAACGCATATTTAGGTGCTTTGAGCTGGTACAGAGATCTGGTTCGCGAAACCGCCGAAACAGAAAAGATCAAAGAAGATATCAAAGCAGAGGCAGAGGCTTCTAATTAA